A region of the Methanofastidiosum sp. genome:
TCTTCAAAAGGTATTGTAACAACTGCTGACTTCCCTCTAATCTTTTCTCTATTTTCTGGACAGTTGAAATAAACAAATCTATCAATAAATGCCTTCATTATCGCAGTTGGACCATACCAGTAGACCGGAGTCCCAAAAACAAGGATATCAGAATCAATTATTTTTTGATAGAAGCCGTTCATGTCATCCTTTTTAGCACACTCTAATCCTTTCCAGCATGCGTGGCAGCCATCACACTCTTTGATTATAAAATCATTTAAGAAGAGGGAACCTGTTTCTGCACCTTGATTTTCTGCCCCCTCTAAAACTCTATTGACTAGGATATGCGTATTACCGTTCCTTCTGGGGCTCCCTATAATGCCAAGTACCTTTGTCATAAAAAAGAGTTACTATTTGGCTTCTTTATTCTTTCCGTATGAAAACATCTTATCGTATTTATCAACGCCATATTTTTTGACAAGCTTGTTTGTAATCTTTCTAACACCTTTAGAATACTCCTTGTCGCAGTAGTCTGTTTGGTAGAGCGCTTCATATTTGGGGATAAGCGATTGGTCATATTCTTCCAAAAATTTAGTCATACGTTGCCTCGTCTCCCCCTTGAAATTTAGGACATCGACTATAACATAGTCAACATTTAGTTCTGAGAAGGTCTTTATCATCTCTTCTAGAGTTTTTTCATCATCTGA
Encoded here:
- a CDS encoding flavodoxin family protein, whose translation is MTKVLGIIGSPRRNGNTHILVNRVLEGAENQGAETGSLFLNDFIIKECDGCHACWKGLECAKKDDMNGFYQKIIDSDILVFGTPVYWYGPTAIMKAFIDRFVYFNCPENREKIRGKSAVVTIPFEEDDEKASLATVEIFEKSFGYLEMNLTDVLLAPGVGEKGAILEKKIILERAYNIGKMLAR